A genomic segment from Chitinophaga niabensis encodes:
- a CDS encoding RagB/SusD family nutrient uptake outer membrane protein, protein MQRFIYIIIASVLLASCKTDLNLKPFDKLSPENAFNTEKDLQLYANSFYLNLPTGTDIVKSDALSDYLVGRTPSNYIYGNFSATQATGWTWTNLRKVNYFLEHAGQAKITDEAKNHYMGLARFFRAWFYFEMVKEFGPVPFYNKTLDVSDPDLYKPRDPRTLVMDSVLADLNFACANIRNTKDATCSQITRWVALAFKSRVCLFEGTFRKYHTELNLTGTANTWLTEAANAADLVIKGNQYKLLTTGAADKNYRDLFINETPNNTEILLAFVGSKSLRVFNDANWYWTSATYGGRYSFTKTFIDTYLKTDGTPFTAQPDYATQTFVQEVKNRDLRLKQSIRLGNYTRDGAAAPPDFTYTYTGYMPIKLTVDAKATDGVAENPNSLPLIRYAEVLLNYAEARAESGAFTPADWTNTIALLRTRAGITAAPLPTVADTYLKDNYFPLITDPVILEIRRERGIELALEGFRYDDLKRWKTGGLLTKQYTGMYVPALNTLMDLNEDGKMDVSFVETTPPTKVPGVTYIVVDKVQVKLSNNTSGRLILFDNLERKYEDYKYYYPIPYNEIVLNKNLEQNAGWTN, encoded by the coding sequence ATGCAACGTTTTATCTATATAATCATCGCTTCTGTGTTACTGGCTTCCTGCAAAACGGACCTTAATCTGAAGCCCTTTGATAAGCTCTCTCCGGAGAATGCTTTTAATACCGAAAAGGACCTGCAGCTGTATGCAAATTCTTTTTACCTGAACCTGCCTACAGGAACTGACATCGTAAAATCAGATGCACTCAGCGACTACCTGGTGGGCAGAACACCTTCCAATTATATCTATGGTAATTTCAGCGCTACACAGGCTACCGGCTGGACCTGGACCAACCTGCGCAAGGTGAATTACTTCCTGGAACATGCCGGCCAGGCAAAGATCACAGACGAAGCAAAGAACCACTATATGGGTCTTGCCCGTTTCTTCCGCGCCTGGTTCTATTTTGAAATGGTGAAGGAATTCGGGCCTGTACCTTTCTATAATAAAACACTCGATGTAAGCGATCCCGATCTTTACAAACCACGCGACCCGCGCACCCTGGTGATGGACAGCGTGCTGGCAGACCTGAACTTTGCCTGCGCCAACATCCGCAATACCAAAGATGCCACCTGCTCACAGATCACACGTTGGGTGGCCCTCGCCTTCAAATCAAGGGTATGTTTGTTTGAAGGTACCTTCCGTAAATATCATACTGAACTGAACCTCACAGGCACTGCCAATACCTGGCTCACGGAAGCAGCCAACGCGGCAGACCTGGTGATAAAAGGCAACCAGTACAAACTGCTCACTACCGGTGCAGCAGATAAGAATTACCGGGACCTGTTCATCAATGAAACACCTAACAACACAGAGATACTGCTGGCCTTTGTGGGCAGCAAAAGCCTCCGTGTATTCAATGATGCCAACTGGTACTGGACCAGCGCTACTTATGGCGGACGTTACAGCTTTACGAAAACATTTATTGACACTTACCTGAAAACAGACGGAACACCTTTCACCGCACAACCGGATTACGCTACACAAACTTTTGTGCAGGAAGTAAAGAACCGTGACCTGCGCCTGAAACAAAGTATCCGTTTAGGTAACTATACGCGCGATGGCGCAGCAGCACCGCCTGATTTCACCTATACCTATACAGGCTACATGCCAATCAAACTCACCGTAGATGCAAAAGCTACGGATGGCGTGGCAGAGAATCCCAACTCTTTGCCACTCATCCGTTATGCGGAAGTTTTACTGAATTATGCGGAAGCAAGAGCAGAATCCGGTGCATTCACGCCGGCAGACTGGACAAATACCATCGCTTTACTCCGTACCCGCGCAGGCATCACTGCTGCTCCCCTTCCCACGGTGGCAGACACTTACCTTAAAGACAATTACTTCCCCTTGATCACCGATCCCGTAATACTGGAAATACGCCGGGAAAGAGGTATAGAACTGGCACTCGAAGGTTTCCGTTATGATGATCTCAAACGCTGGAAAACAGGCGGCCTGCTCACAAAACAATACACCGGCATGTACGTTCCCGCATTAAATACTTTAATGGACCTGAACGAAGATGGCAAGATGGATGTAAGTTTTGTGGAAACCACTCCTCCTACAAAAGTACCCGGCGTAACTTACATAGTGGTAGATAAAGTGCAGGTGAAATTATCGAACAACACCAGCGGCCGGCTGATCCTCTTCGATAACCTGGAACGCAAATACGAAGACTACAAATACTACTATCCGATCCCTTACAACGAGATCGTACTGAATAAAAATCTCGAACAAAATGCAGGTTGGACGAACTAA
- a CDS encoding SusC/RagA family TonB-linked outer membrane protein — protein sequence MNNLCNRVMCRKFLLGILLLVLPSLVQAQTARTVGGLVTSDKGELLIGVNVRIKGSNTGVTTGENGRYQLAVPNNQSILVFSFIGFAEQEIAAGTRNTIDVKLSSSAKDLEGLVVVGYGTQKKVNLTGAVDQVGKEVFENRPLTNVTRGLQGVIPNLNIRMTDGKPTRGATYNVRGTTSIGAGGSALILIDGVPGDPDLLNPNDIESVSVLKDAAAAAIYGARGTFGVILITTKNPGKEQTTVNYTGNFSMNERTIKPKMVTNGYQWAKNFDEAFTAFNDYASHPQKANSVFPFSLEYLDELKRRNEDPSLPKTDINPATGEYVYYGNTDWLKELYADANPSTEHNLSVSGNSGKLNYYLSGRYMYQKGVFRYNPDNFKTYNLRARGSVQAFKWLKIENDLSFSQMDYFYPILNHPGNTPVWRRISDEAFPIAMLRNPDGTLTENASIVFGSFISGNNQSEQNKIQIRNTSRFTASLFNNKVRLNGDYTFWKLNDVEGRLYTPVPYSKKPNTMLERGESKMNETDNKTTYIAANIYADYEHTFRKHYLKAMVGYNYENSLLKSRYIQRDGLINNSLPDFSLTNGLNFTLRGGGNEWRTIGGFFRLNYNFDERYLLEINGRYDGTSKFPQNQQWGFFPSASAGWRVSREKFWTLPQNTVSDFKLRASYGSLGNGNISPYQFLETMTVAQSSRMLNGIRPDYTQQPTVIPNGLTWEKATTLNVGTDLAFLNSRLTANFDYYIRKTTNMFTDGLPLPGVFGANEPKGNYADLETKGWELSIGWRDRTKGSNPLSYDFRFVLSDNQSVITRFNNPLGLINTYYAGMKVGDVWGFVTDGYFKDQNEINTRGIDQSFIKVSAINKLLPGDIRFKDLNNDKKIDEGAGTLADPGDRRVIGNTTPRYTYGFNTNLEWKGFSFSAFLQGVGKRDFWPGTDNSLFWGPYNRPYSWQPQDVMDNVWSEQNPDAYFPRLRGYTALNSKAQLQVPQSKYLQNVAYMRLKNLSLGYNLPASWINKAGIANARVYLSGQNLWTWSPMYKYVKTMDPEVIEGADPELAAGAGNGMSYPMLKTYTIGINVTFK from the coding sequence ATGAACAATCTTTGCAACCGGGTGATGTGCCGTAAGTTTTTACTTGGCATACTGCTCCTTGTTTTGCCCTCCCTTGTACAGGCACAAACAGCACGAACCGTAGGCGGATTGGTAACAAGTGATAAAGGTGAACTCCTTATTGGCGTAAATGTGAGGATCAAAGGAAGCAATACCGGGGTTACCACCGGTGAAAACGGCCGCTATCAGCTGGCTGTACCCAACAATCAATCTATACTTGTATTTTCTTTCATAGGGTTTGCCGAACAGGAAATTGCTGCAGGCACCCGCAATACTATTGATGTAAAGCTCAGTTCCAGCGCCAAAGACCTGGAAGGCCTGGTGGTAGTAGGTTATGGTACGCAGAAAAAAGTAAACCTCACCGGTGCGGTAGACCAGGTAGGTAAAGAGGTATTCGAAAACCGGCCGCTTACCAATGTTACCCGCGGCCTGCAAGGAGTGATCCCCAACCTGAACATCCGCATGACGGATGGTAAACCTACCCGCGGCGCTACTTACAATGTAAGAGGCACCACTTCTATCGGCGCAGGCGGTAGCGCCCTGATACTGATAGATGGTGTACCCGGTGATCCGGACCTCCTGAACCCGAACGACATTGAAAGCGTTTCTGTGCTGAAAGATGCGGCAGCTGCTGCGATCTATGGCGCCAGGGGAACTTTCGGGGTGATCCTTATCACCACCAAAAACCCGGGGAAAGAACAAACCACGGTGAACTATACCGGCAACTTTTCCATGAATGAACGCACCATTAAACCTAAAATGGTGACTAACGGTTACCAATGGGCCAAAAATTTCGATGAAGCCTTTACCGCTTTTAATGATTATGCCTCTCACCCGCAGAAAGCCAACTCAGTATTTCCATTCTCCCTGGAATACCTGGATGAACTGAAACGCAGGAACGAGGATCCTTCCCTGCCTAAAACAGATATCAATCCTGCCACCGGCGAGTATGTGTATTATGGCAATACGGACTGGCTGAAGGAACTCTATGCAGATGCCAACCCATCTACAGAACACAACCTTAGCGTATCCGGCAACAGCGGTAAACTGAACTATTACCTTTCCGGCAGATACATGTACCAGAAAGGGGTATTCCGTTACAACCCGGATAATTTCAAAACATATAACCTCCGTGCACGCGGTTCCGTACAGGCTTTTAAATGGCTGAAGATCGAGAACGACCTGAGCTTTTCCCAGATGGACTACTTCTACCCTATCCTGAACCATCCCGGCAATACACCGGTATGGAGAAGGATCTCAGACGAAGCATTTCCCATTGCCATGCTGCGCAACCCGGACGGTACTTTAACAGAAAATGCTTCCATTGTTTTCGGTAGTTTTATCTCCGGCAACAACCAGTCCGAGCAGAACAAGATCCAGATCCGTAACACCTCCCGCTTCACCGCCAGCCTCTTTAATAATAAAGTGAGGCTGAATGGCGATTATACTTTCTGGAAACTGAACGATGTGGAAGGCAGGCTTTACACCCCCGTTCCCTACAGCAAGAAACCAAATACCATGCTGGAACGCGGTGAAAGCAAAATGAATGAAACGGATAATAAGACCACTTACATTGCTGCGAATATCTATGCGGATTATGAACATACTTTCCGCAAACACTATCTCAAAGCCATGGTGGGCTATAACTATGAAAACTCGCTGTTGAAAAGCCGTTACATCCAGCGGGATGGGCTGATCAATAATTCATTGCCGGACTTCTCTCTCACCAACGGGCTGAACTTTACGCTGCGTGGCGGTGGTAATGAATGGAGGACCATCGGTGGTTTCTTCCGCCTGAACTATAACTTCGATGAAAGATACCTGCTGGAAATAAACGGCCGTTATGATGGCACTTCCAAATTCCCGCAGAACCAGCAATGGGGCTTCTTCCCATCTGCATCCGCCGGATGGCGTGTATCCAGGGAAAAGTTCTGGACACTGCCGCAAAACACTGTTTCAGATTTCAAACTGCGTGCTTCCTACGGTTCTTTGGGTAACGGAAACATATCCCCTTACCAGTTCCTGGAAACCATGACGGTGGCACAGTCTTCCCGCATGCTGAATGGCATACGCCCTGACTATACACAGCAGCCCACCGTGATCCCGAACGGCCTCACCTGGGAAAAAGCCACTACCCTCAACGTGGGTACAGACCTCGCTTTCCTGAACAGCAGGCTCACAGCCAACTTTGATTACTACATCCGTAAAACAACCAATATGTTCACGGATGGCCTGCCATTGCCCGGCGTATTTGGTGCGAACGAACCGAAAGGCAACTATGCAGACCTGGAAACAAAAGGATGGGAATTATCCATCGGCTGGAGAGACAGAACTAAGGGCAGCAACCCGCTTTCTTACGATTTCCGTTTTGTACTCTCAGATAATCAAAGTGTGATCACCCGCTTCAACAATCCGCTGGGCCTGATCAATACTTATTACGCAGGCATGAAAGTAGGTGATGTATGGGGCTTTGTAACGGACGGTTACTTTAAAGATCAGAACGAAATTAATACCCGCGGTATAGATCAGAGCTTTATCAAAGTATCCGCCATCAATAAACTACTGCCGGGTGATATCAGGTTCAAAGACCTGAATAACGATAAAAAGATCGATGAAGGCGCCGGAACACTGGCAGATCCGGGAGACAGAAGGGTTATCGGTAATACTACACCCCGTTATACTTACGGCTTTAATACCAACCTGGAATGGAAAGGTTTCTCCTTCTCCGCTTTCCTGCAGGGCGTGGGAAAAAGGGATTTCTGGCCGGGTACGGACAACTCACTTTTCTGGGGCCCTTACAACCGGCCTTACAGCTGGCAGCCACAGGATGTGATGGATAACGTATGGTCTGAACAAAACCCGGACGCTTATTTCCCCCGTTTGCGTGGCTATACGGCGCTCAATTCCAAAGCGCAACTACAGGTACCACAATCCAAATATTTACAGAATGTAGCCTATATGCGCCTGAAAAACCTGAGCCTGGGATATAACCTTCCCGCTTCGTGGATCAATAAGGCCGGCATCGCCAATGCAAGGGTATACCTCAGCGGCCAGAACCTCTGGACCTGGAGCCCGATGTATAAATATGTAAAAACAATGGACCCCGAAGTGATAGAAGGCGCCGACCCGGAACTAGCTGCCGGCGCAGGGAACGGGATGAGCTATCCCATGCTGAAAACCTACACGATAGGAATCAATGTCACCTTCAAATAA
- a CDS encoding DeoR/GlpR family DNA-binding transcription regulator, translating into MNITDRHQLILQKLQENGRVDIQELSDSLQVSGVTIRKDLKLLEEKKLLFRTKGGGSTQNPYTIERPINEKEFIKTEEKKKIAKAAVALIGMNDSIIIGSGTTVFELTRVLHPSKHLTVITPALKVAMELCNKPFVDVLQIGGLIHQSSSSAAGSFAERLLDDISCGVLFVGVDGIDPEFGLSITNLAEASLNMKMINLAQTVVVMADSSKFDRRGIGRICSLEQVDYIITDNLVAPDTVRMLTDRGVKVIIAE; encoded by the coding sequence ATGAACATTACAGACAGGCATCAGCTCATTCTCCAGAAGTTGCAGGAGAATGGCAGGGTTGATATACAGGAATTAAGTGATTCCCTCCAGGTTTCAGGTGTCACTATCCGCAAGGACCTGAAATTGCTGGAAGAAAAGAAGTTGTTGTTCCGCACTAAAGGAGGCGGTTCTACCCAGAACCCCTATACGATAGAAAGGCCCATTAATGAAAAGGAATTCATTAAAACCGAGGAGAAGAAGAAGATAGCGAAAGCGGCGGTAGCCCTGATAGGGATGAATGATTCCATCATTATCGGTTCCGGCACTACGGTGTTTGAATTAACCCGGGTACTGCATCCCTCCAAACATCTCACCGTGATCACACCTGCCCTGAAGGTGGCCATGGAACTTTGCAACAAACCCTTTGTGGATGTGCTGCAAATAGGCGGCCTTATTCACCAGAGTTCTTCCTCCGCAGCCGGTTCATTTGCTGAGCGCCTGCTGGACGATATTTCCTGTGGGGTATTGTTTGTAGGGGTGGATGGAATTGACCCGGAATTTGGTCTTTCCATTACCAACCTGGCAGAAGCCAGCCTGAACATGAAAATGATCAACCTGGCGCAGACGGTGGTTGTAATGGCGGACAGTTCTAAGTTTGACCGCCGGGGTATCGGCCGGATCTGCAGCCTGGAGCAGGTGGACTACATTATTACAGATAACCTGGTAGCGCCGGACACTGTTCGTATGCTAACGGACAGAGGCGTAAAAGTGATCATCGCAGAATAA
- a CDS encoding ATP-binding response regulator yields MRYPYNLTQVDIGKTYKWLVQGGIDKTEDLAEKARIKLTNNISLILAIISLAFGVIYYLVAGRIEFIIATNIEAVCFAFIIYLNHRGQPLWAGVVLQGIVTAAVIYFGVVFGKAIEVYVLAVFLCGGSLAFMKASVARYVFLCVGALVITAIELNKYYALIPSFTFTEQEFSFIKYSSVTVVIILTLFAIGYYVNNNNKLLKELNEQKEHLEDEVDIKTEDLRKVVNAKSIFIRELTHELRTPLNTILSIAQFKIKPDYVEDRTDSVNLYAACYNTLQIVNNTLDRFLLDNNRKPAIARQWININEFGKEMLQAFHYIAVSAEVELELYVAENMPRTVYEIEPYIRQIISNLLGNAIKYTTQGTTVKLHFSLAPAGDKWIVEVIDNGPGIPPEKQSVIFEEYARVGENAVEGTGVGLANSKSYAVLLGGDIEVRSSVNAPGETTEETVFTVTLPVIKFNDGSQPSTIKNYPIATVKFNGLTALLVEDDRMNRALQKRYLEDLGFTILEAVDGEKGLALAKEYHPDIIVTDVRMPVMNGRELLQHVRADAVIKDTPIIFCTGESGFDLNLELDPLSKCVPKPFSFSVLHRAIQELLLAELVSIK; encoded by the coding sequence TTGAGGTACCCTTATAACCTTACACAAGTGGATATAGGTAAAACATACAAATGGTTGGTACAAGGAGGCATAGACAAAACCGAAGACCTGGCTGAAAAAGCGCGCATCAAACTGACCAACAACATTTCCCTGATCCTGGCTATTATATCACTGGCTTTCGGTGTCATATATTACCTGGTCGCTGGTCGTATCGAGTTTATTATCGCCACTAACATTGAAGCGGTTTGCTTTGCTTTTATTATCTATCTGAACCATCGCGGCCAGCCCCTTTGGGCAGGTGTTGTGCTACAGGGTATTGTTACTGCAGCCGTGATCTATTTCGGGGTAGTGTTCGGCAAGGCCATTGAAGTATATGTATTAGCTGTTTTCCTGTGTGGCGGATCGCTTGCATTTATGAAGGCCTCTGTTGCCCGTTATGTTTTCCTCTGTGTGGGTGCATTGGTGATCACCGCTATAGAGCTTAATAAATACTATGCGTTAATCCCATCTTTCACTTTTACTGAACAGGAATTCAGTTTTATAAAATATTCTTCCGTAACCGTTGTGATCATACTCACGCTTTTTGCTATCGGGTATTATGTGAATAATAACAATAAATTGCTAAAGGAACTGAATGAACAAAAAGAACATCTGGAAGATGAAGTGGATATCAAAACGGAAGACCTGCGGAAGGTAGTGAATGCAAAAAGTATTTTCATCAGGGAGTTAACCCATGAACTCAGAACTCCTCTCAATACTATCCTCTCAATTGCCCAGTTTAAGATCAAGCCGGATTATGTGGAAGACCGGACTGATTCTGTTAACCTCTATGCGGCCTGTTACAATACCCTGCAGATCGTGAACAACACGCTGGACCGTTTCCTGCTCGACAATAACAGGAAACCCGCCATTGCCCGCCAATGGATCAATATCAATGAATTTGGCAAGGAAATGCTGCAGGCGTTCCATTACATTGCTGTTTCTGCGGAAGTAGAACTGGAATTGTACGTGGCGGAAAACATGCCCCGCACGGTATATGAAATTGAACCTTATATCCGGCAGATCATCAGTAACCTTTTAGGGAATGCTATCAAGTACACCACGCAGGGAACAACCGTAAAGCTGCATTTCAGTTTAGCGCCTGCAGGTGATAAGTGGATAGTGGAGGTGATCGACAACGGACCCGGCATCCCTCCTGAAAAGCAAAGCGTAATATTTGAAGAATATGCACGCGTAGGTGAAAATGCAGTGGAAGGTACCGGTGTTGGGCTGGCTAATTCAAAGAGCTATGCTGTTCTGCTGGGTGGGGATATTGAAGTAAGGAGCAGTGTGAATGCGCCCGGCGAAACCACGGAAGAAACCGTGTTCACCGTGACCCTGCCTGTAATAAAATTCAACGATGGCTCACAGCCATCCACCATTAAGAACTATCCGATAGCCACCGTGAAATTCAATGGCCTTACGGCATTACTGGTGGAAGACGACCGGATGAACAGGGCATTACAGAAACGTTACCTGGAAGACCTGGGCTTTACCATCCTCGAAGCAGTGGATGGAGAGAAAGGATTAGCCCTGGCAAAGGAATATCATCCGGATATTATTGTTACGGATGTGCGTATGCCTGTTATGAACGGAAGAGAACTGCTGCAGCATGTGAGAGCAGATGCTGTAATTAAAGATACCCCCATCATTTTTTGTACCGGAGAAAGCGGGTTTGATCTGAATCTTGAACTGGACCCGCTGAGCAAATGTGTGCCCAAACCATTTAGTTTTTCCGTATTGCACAGAGCCATACAGGAACTGTTGTTAGCCGAGCTCGTTAGTATAAAATAA
- a CDS encoding terpene synthase family protein — MSPYVEEVAAATDAWMKRFALFPSEQAFTEFSNYKMAWMTCRTIPDGDLPLLITINNFYSWLFVLDEQLDHISPETAAIRDKNFLQNFISGFVKILRNDQFVSIAEGGNVLAAFSDIWQNLIPASRASWQCQFTISLKATFEAAIWEAANANSETPPTVKQYMRMRPYFSGANLGTDINELATATSLPVYVLQDQDFVRIVDLCRRVVCWANDIFSLAKEIAHGDNHNLVMVLKYNEDLTMEKALNEAARIHDYEMHQIEQLRRKLPDFGPQLNKDVKAYLDGLETMVSGFFWWSLEDTPRYMSHLQEKVV, encoded by the coding sequence ATGAGTCCATACGTGGAAGAGGTGGCAGCAGCTACAGATGCCTGGATGAAACGTTTTGCGCTGTTCCCGAGTGAACAGGCATTCACTGAATTCTCCAATTACAAAATGGCCTGGATGACATGCAGGACCATTCCGGACGGAGATCTTCCTTTACTTATCACGATCAACAATTTTTACTCCTGGCTTTTCGTCCTGGATGAACAATTGGATCACATCAGCCCGGAAACAGCCGCGATCCGGGACAAGAATTTCCTGCAGAACTTTATCAGCGGTTTTGTGAAGATCCTGCGTAACGATCAGTTTGTGAGCATTGCTGAAGGTGGTAACGTACTCGCCGCATTCAGCGATATCTGGCAAAACCTGATCCCCGCCAGCAGGGCAAGCTGGCAATGCCAATTTACCATCTCTTTGAAAGCCACTTTTGAAGCGGCGATCTGGGAAGCCGCCAATGCCAACAGTGAAACGCCACCCACTGTGAAGCAGTACATGCGGATGCGCCCTTACTTTTCAGGTGCCAACCTGGGAACCGATATCAACGAACTGGCAACCGCCACCAGCCTGCCGGTGTACGTATTGCAGGACCAGGATTTTGTAAGGATCGTAGATCTCTGCCGCCGTGTGGTTTGCTGGGCCAATGATATCTTTTCACTGGCAAAGGAGATCGCGCATGGCGACAATCACAACCTGGTAATGGTGCTGAAGTACAACGAGGACCTGACGATGGAAAAAGCACTGAATGAAGCAGCGCGCATTCACGATTACGAAATGCACCAGATCGAACAGTTGAGGCGTAAACTGCCGGACTTCGGCCCTCAGCTGAACAAGGATGTGAAAGCCTACCTGGACGGACTTGAAACAATGGTTTCAGGATTCTTCTGGTGGAGCCTGGAGGATACGCCGCGGTATATGAGTCACCTGCAGGAAAAAGTAGTATAA
- a CDS encoding ABC transporter ATP-binding protein gives MKRPNRKPGEPDVSFKERMAALRNLPSFFRLVWQTSPWMALGNAILRTAQSATPLALLYVGKLIIDEVVKMTHTPGEPSYQYLWELVAVEFALVIITGVLGRLIGLLDGLLGEKVGNHTSVRIMQHAATLDLDQFEDSTFYDKLERARQQTAGRTVLLSQVLSQVQDIITMIFLAAGLMTFSPWLILLLFVAVLPAFFSETYFNDKFYALAWGQTSDRRELDYIRYLGASDESVKEVKIFNLSNYLVDRFKTLSDKFYNDKKQLTLRYQSWAVVFAIVGSAGYYGAYVFIILQTVKGQLSIGDLAFLGGSFRQLRGLLEGVLIRFTSITQGAIYLRDLFEFFEIAPRITQRANARPFPKPIREGFTFENVGFKYLNSERWANRHLNFTLHAGEKLALVGENGAGKTTLVKLLARLYDPVEGRILLDGHDLKEYDLQELRTQVGVIFQDFQRYQMTVSQNIAVGNIRELHNQSLIENAAQKSMADELMERLPDKYDQMLGRRFNKGVELSGGEWQKIALARAYMKNAQLLILDEPTAALDARAEYEVFLRFADLTRGKSAVLISHRFSTVRMADRILVLEKGELTEIGNHEELLAKNGRYAELFHLQAKGYR, from the coding sequence ATGAAAAGGCCCAACAGAAAACCAGGAGAACCGGATGTTAGTTTTAAGGAAAGGATGGCCGCTTTGCGTAACCTGCCTTCATTTTTCAGGCTCGTATGGCAAACCAGCCCCTGGATGGCGTTGGGCAATGCCATCCTGCGTACCGCTCAATCTGCCACGCCACTCGCATTGCTGTATGTGGGCAAACTGATCATTGATGAAGTGGTGAAAATGACGCATACACCCGGTGAACCTTCCTATCAATATCTCTGGGAGCTTGTAGCGGTGGAATTTGCCCTTGTGATCATTACCGGCGTGCTGGGCCGTTTGATTGGCCTGCTGGATGGATTACTGGGGGAGAAGGTGGGCAACCATACCTCTGTGCGGATCATGCAGCATGCCGCTACGCTGGACCTCGATCAGTTTGAAGACTCCACATTTTACGATAAACTGGAACGTGCCCGCCAGCAAACTGCCGGCCGTACCGTATTGCTCTCACAGGTACTCAGCCAGGTGCAGGACATCATTACCATGATCTTCCTCGCAGCTGGTTTAATGACCTTCAGCCCCTGGCTCATTTTATTATTGTTTGTGGCCGTACTACCTGCATTTTTTTCTGAAACCTATTTTAATGATAAGTTCTATGCACTGGCATGGGGGCAAACCTCAGACCGGCGTGAGCTGGATTATATCCGTTATCTCGGCGCCAGTGATGAATCTGTGAAAGAGGTGAAGATCTTTAATTTATCCAATTACCTGGTAGACCGCTTTAAAACATTATCTGATAAATTCTATAACGATAAAAAACAGCTCACCTTACGTTATCAAAGCTGGGCAGTGGTATTTGCCATTGTAGGCAGCGCAGGATATTACGGTGCTTATGTATTCATCATCCTGCAAACTGTAAAGGGGCAGCTGAGCATAGGTGACCTGGCTTTCCTCGGTGGTTCTTTCCGGCAGCTGAGAGGTTTGCTGGAAGGCGTGCTGATCCGTTTTACGAGCATTACGCAGGGCGCTATTTACCTGAGAGACCTGTTTGAGTTCTTTGAAATAGCACCGCGCATCACCCAGAGGGCTAATGCAAGACCTTTCCCTAAGCCCATCCGGGAAGGCTTTACATTTGAGAATGTAGGTTTCAAATATTTAAATTCAGAAAGATGGGCTAACCGCCACCTGAACTTCACCTTACATGCCGGAGAAAAACTGGCGCTGGTAGGAGAGAACGGGGCCGGGAAAACCACGCTTGTAAAACTACTGGCACGCCTCTACGATCCCGTGGAAGGCCGCATTTTGCTGGACGGCCATGATCTTAAAGAATATGACCTGCAGGAATTACGTACACAGGTGGGTGTGATCTTCCAGGATTTTCAGCGTTACCAGATGACGGTATCGCAAAACATTGCCGTAGGCAATATCAGGGAACTGCACAACCAGTCACTGATTGAAAACGCAGCACAGAAAAGCATGGCGGATGAACTCATGGAACGCCTGCCGGATAAATATGACCAGATGCTGGGACGAAGGTTTAATAAAGGCGTGGAACTATCCGGCGGGGAATGGCAAAAGATTGCGCTGGCAAGAGCATATATGAAGAATGCGCAGTTGCTGATCCTGGATGAACCTACCGCCGCACTGGATGCACGTGCGGAATATGAAGTGTTCTTACGCTTTGCAGACCTTACGCGCGGAAAATCTGCGGTACTGATCTCTCACCGTTTCTCTACCGTAAGGATGGCAGACCGGATACTGGTGCTTGAAAAAGGGGAGCTGACAGAGATAGGGAACCATGAGGAACTGCTGGCTAAGAACGGGAGATATGCGGAGTTGTTCCATCTGCAGGCCAAAGGGTATAGGTAA